From the genome of Xiphophorus couchianus chromosome 6, X_couchianus-1.0, whole genome shotgun sequence, one region includes:
- the LOC114146271 gene encoding tripartite motif-containing protein 16-like isoform X3, protein MEQNQLDLETFSCSICLDLLKDPVTIPCGHSYCMNCIKMLWDKYEQKKSYHCPQCRHTFTQRPFLQKNTMLAALVEQLKKTGLQAAAPADHRYAGPEDVACDFCTGRKLKAIKSCLVCLASYCEKHLQPHYDVAPLKKHKLVEPSKNLQKNICSKHGKVIDIFCRKDKKCICYLCSVDEHKGHDTVSAAAERTERQRELEERRGNIQQRIQDREKDVKLLQQEVEAINHSADKTVEDSEKIFTELIRLLQKRSSDVKQQIRSQQETEVSRVKDVQEKLEQEITELKRKDAELEQLSHTEDHNQFLLNYPSLPALSESTHSSSINIRPLRHFEDVAAAVSELREKLQDVLRDSWTNISLMVTGVDVLLSEPESGPEPTTRAGFLKYSCKITLDPNTAHIKLILSEGNRKVTWMDQPQSYSSHPERFTVYHQVLSKESLTGRCYWEVEWRGTVYVSVAYKNISRAGSGNDCRFGGNDKSWTLNCCQNSFKFGHNNISTSISGPVSSRVGVYLDHRAGILSFYSVSESMTLIHRVQTRFTEPLHAGVLVVGSAEFCKSQ, encoded by the coding sequence ATGGAGCAGAATCAGCTTGACCTAGAAACTTTCTCCTGTTCGATCTGCCTGGATCTGCTGAAGGATCCGGTGACGATTCCTTGTGGACACAGCTACTGTATGAACTGTATTAAAATGCTGTGGGACAAATATGAGCAGAAGAAAAGCTACCACTGCCCTCAATGCAGGCACACCTTCACACAGAGGCctttcctgcagaaaaacaccatGCTAGCAGCTTTagtggagcagctgaagaagactggactccaagctgctgctcctgctgatcACCGTTATGCTGGACCTGAAGATGTGGCCTGTGATTTCTgcactggaagaaaactgaaagccatCAAGTCCTGTTTAGTCTGTCTGGCCTCTTACTGTGAGAAACACCTTCAGCCTCATTATGATGTGgctcctttaaaaaaacacaagctggTGGAGCCGTCCAAGAACCTCCAGAAGAACATCTGCTCTAAGCATGGTAAAGTGATTGATATCTTTTGCCGCAAGGATAAGAAGTGTATCTGTTATCTCTGCTCTGTGGATGAACATAAAGGCCATGACACAgtgtcagctgcagcagaaaggactgagaggcagagagagctggaggagagacgaggaaacatccagcagagaatccaggacagagagaaagatgtgaagctgcttcaacaggaggtggaggccatcaatcactctgctgataaaacagtggaggacagtgagaagatcttcactgagctgatccgtctcctccagaaaagaagctctgatgtgaagcagcagatcagatcccagcaggaaactgaagtgagtcgagtcaaagatgttcaggagaagctggagcaggagatcactgagctgaagaggaaagacgctgagctggagcagctctcacacacagaggatcacaaccagtttctcctcaactacccctcactgccagcactcagtgagtctacacactcatccagcatcaacatccgtcctctgagacactttgaggacgtggcagcagctgtgtcagagctcagagagaAACTACAGGACGTCCTGAGAGACTCATGGACAAACATCTCACTGATGGTCACTGGGGTGGATGTTCTActgtcagaaccagaatcaggaccagaaccaacGACAAGGGCTGgattcttaaaatattcatgtAAAATCACTCTGGATCCAAATACAGCTCACATTAAGCTGATACTATCAGAGGGGAACAGGAAGGTGACTTGGATGGATCAACCTCAGTCTTATTCTAGTCACCCAGAGAGATTCACCGTTTATCATCAGGTTCTGAGTAAAGAGAGTTTAACTGGAcgttgttactgggaggtggagtggAGAGGGACAGTTTATGTATCAGTCGCATACAAGAATAtcagcagagcaggaagtggGAATGACTGTAGATTTGGAGGTAATGACAAATCCTGGACATTAAATTGTTgccaaaacagttttaaatttggTCACAACAACATCTCAACCTCCATCTCaggtccagtttcctccagagtCGGAGTGTACCTGGACCACAGAGCAGGtattctgtccttctacagcgTCTCTGAATCCATGACTCTgatccacagagtccagaccagatTCACTGAGCCGCTACATGCTGGAGTTTTGGTTGTGGGTTCAGCAGAGTTCTGTAAATCCCAATAG
- the LOC114146285 gene encoding WD repeat-containing protein 37, which translates to MPVESSSSSGSRQAKQKRKSHSLSIRRTNSTEQDRSGLQRELLEGQDSKLPLSLRTNLLDLFSQIEREFENLYLENIELRREIESLNDRLAADGQAVEGADLAKGALKTKASHSTSQLSQKLKTTYKASTSKIVSSFKATTSRAVCQLVKEYVGHRDGIWDLSTTRAQPVVLGTASADHTAMLWSIETGKCLLKYLGHQGSVNSIKFHPSEQMALTASGDQTAHIWRYLVQLPTPQPIADTTTPCEDDVDSSDKDDGDGDAEGPNDCPSVRVPTTTLRSHQGVVIAADWLVGGKQVVTASWDRAANLYDVETSELVHSLTGHDQELTHCCTHPNQRLVVTSSRDTTFRLWDFRDPSIHSVNVFQGHTDTVTSAVFTVGDNVVSGSDDRTVKVWDLKNMRSPIATIRTDSAVNRISVSVNQKIIALPHDNRQVRLFDMSGVRLARLPRSNRQGHRRMVCCSAWCEDNTACNLFTCGFDRQAIGWNINIPALLQEK; encoded by the exons ATGCCAgtggaaagcagcagcagctccggcTCCCGCCAGGCCAAGCAGAAGAGGAAGTCCCACAGCCTGTCCATCCGCCGGACCAACAGCACGGAGCAGGACCGCTCGGGCCTGCAGAGGGAGCTGCTGGAGGGACAG GACTCCAAACTGCCACTGTCCCTGAGGACCAACCTGTTGGATCTGTTCAGTCAGATCGAGAGAGAGTTCGAAAACCTTTACCTGGAAAATATTGAAC TCCGCAGAGAAATCGAATCCCTGAACGATCGCTTGGCTGCAGACGGACAAGCTGTCGAAGGAGCAGATTTAGCTAAAGGAGCTCTGAAAACGAAAG CGAGCCACAGCACCAGCCAGCTGTCtcagaaactgaaaacaacCTACAAGGCGTCCACAAGCAAG ATTGTGTCCAGCTTCAAAGCGACCACGTCCAGAGCGGTTTGCCAGCTGGTGAAGGAGTATGTCGGCCACAGGGACGGCATCTGGGACCTGAGCACCACGCGGGCCCAGCCTGTGGTGCTCGGCACCGCATCTGCAG ACCACACTGCCATGCTGTGGAGCATTGAGACCGGAAAGTGCCTCCTCAAGTACCTGGGTCACCAGGGATCAG TTAACTCCATTAAGTTCCACCCCAGTGAACAGATGGCTCTGACTG CCTCTGGAGATCAGACGGCTCACATCTGGAGGTACCTGGTGCAGCTTCCCACTCCTCAGCCCATCGCTGACACCACT ACGCCCTGTGAAGACGATGTGGACTCTTCGGATAAAGACGACGGCGACGGCGATGCGGAGGGCCCAAACGACTGCCCTTCGGTCCGCGTACCGACCACGACGCTGCGCAGCCATCAGGGCGTGGTGATCGCTGCCGATTGGCTGGTGGGGGGCAAACAGGTGGTGACGGCCTCCTGGGACCGAGCCGCCAACCTGTACGACGTGGAGACCTCGGAGTTAGTCCACTCGCTCACTG GTCACGATCAGGAGCTGACCCACTGCTGCACCCACCCCAACCAACGCCTGGTGGTCACTTCCTCCAGAGACACCACCTTCAGGCTGTGGGACTTCAGAGACCCGTCCATCCACTCCGTCAACGTCTTCCAGGGACACACAGA CACGGTGACGTCCGCTGTCTTCACCGTGGGAGACAACGTGGTGTCGGGCAGCGACGACCGCACCGTCAAAGTGTGGGACCTGAAGAACATGCGGTCGCCCATAGCAACCATTCGCACCGACTCTGCTGTCAACAG GATCAGCGTGTCGGTGAACCAGAAGATCATCGCCCTTCCTCACGACAATCGGCAGGTCCGACTGTTCGACATGTCCGGAGTGCGGCTGGCTCGGCTGCCGCGGAGCAACAGGCAG GGTCACCGTCGGATGGTTTGCTGCTCCGCCTGGTGTGAGGACAACACCGCCTGCAACCTGTTCACCTGCGGCTTCGACAGGCAGGCCATCGGCTGGAACATCAACATCCCGGCTCTGCTGCAGGAGAAATAA
- the LOC114146271 gene encoding tripartite motif-containing protein 16-like isoform X1, translating to MEQNQLDLETFSCSICLDLLKDPVTIPCGHSYCMNCIKMLWDKYEQKKSYHCPQCRHTFTQRPFLQKNTMLAALVEQLKKTGLQAAAPADHRYAGPEDVACDFCTGRKLKAIKSCLVCLASYCEKHLQPHYDVAPLKKHKLVEPSKNLQKNICSKHGKVIDIFCRKDKKCICYLCSVDEHKGHDTVSAAAERTERQRELEERRGNIQQRIQDREKDVKLLQQEVEAINHSADKTVEDSEKIFTELIRLLQKRSSDVKQQIRSQQETEVSRVKDVQEKLEQEITELKRKDAELEQLSHTEDHNQFLLNYPSLPALSESTHSSSINIRPLRHFEDVAAAVSELREKLQDVLRDSWTNISLMVTGVDVLLSEPESGPEPTTRAGFLKYSCKITLDPNTAHIKLILSEGNRKVTWMDQPQSYSSHPERFTVYHQVLSKESLTGRCYWEVEWRGTVYVSVAYKNISRAGSGNDCRFGGNDKSWTLNCCQNSFKFGHNNISTSISGPVSSRVGVYLDHRAGILSFYSVSESMTLIHRVQTRFTEPLHAGVYLSLESTVKFCKPK from the exons ATGGAGCAGAATCAGCTTGACCTAGAAACTTTCTCCTGTTCGATCTGCCTGGATCTGCTGAAGGATCCGGTGACGATTCCTTGTGGACACAGCTACTGTATGAACTGTATTAAAATGCTGTGGGACAAATATGAGCAGAAGAAAAGCTACCACTGCCCTCAATGCAGGCACACCTTCACACAGAGGCctttcctgcagaaaaacaccatGCTAGCAGCTTTagtggagcagctgaagaagactggactccaagctgctgctcctgctgatcACCGTTATGCTGGACCTGAAGATGTGGCCTGTGATTTCTgcactggaagaaaactgaaagccatCAAGTCCTGTTTAGTCTGTCTGGCCTCTTACTGTGAGAAACACCTTCAGCCTCATTATGATGTGgctcctttaaaaaaacacaagctggTGGAGCCGTCCAAGAACCTCCAGAAGAACATCTGCTCTAAGCATGGTAAAGTGATTGATATCTTTTGCCGCAAGGATAAGAAGTGTATCTGTTATCTCTGCTCTGTGGATGAACATAAAGGCCATGACACAgtgtcagctgcagcagaaaggactgagaggcagagagagctggaggagagacgaggaaacatccagcagagaatccaggacagagagaaagatgtgaagctgcttcaacaggaggtggaggccatcaatcactctgctgataaaacagtggaggacagtgagaagatcttcactgagctgatccgtctcctccagaaaagaagctctgatgtgaagcagcagatcagatcccagcaggaaactgaagtgagtcgagtcaaagatgttcaggagaagctggagcaggagatcactgagctgaagaggaaagacgctgagctggagcagctctcacacacagaggatcacaaccagtttctcctcaactacccctcactgccagcactcagtgagtctacacactcatccagcatcaacatccgtcctctgagacactttgaggacgtggcagcagctgtgtcagagctcagagagaAACTACAGGACGTCCTGAGAGACTCATGGACAAACATCTCACTGATGGTCACTGGGGTGGATGTTCTActgtcagaaccagaatcaggaccagaaccaacGACAAGGGCTGgattcttaaaatattcatgtAAAATCACTCTGGATCCAAATACAGCTCACATTAAGCTGATACTATCAGAGGGGAACAGGAAGGTGACTTGGATGGATCAACCTCAGTCTTATTCTAGTCACCCAGAGAGATTCACCGTTTATCATCAGGTTCTGAGTAAAGAGAGTTTAACTGGAcgttgttactgggaggtggagtggAGAGGGACAGTTTATGTATCAGTCGCATACAAGAATAtcagcagagcaggaagtggGAATGACTGTAGATTTGGAGGTAATGACAAATCCTGGACATTAAATTGTTgccaaaacagttttaaatttggTCACAACAACATCTCAACCTCCATCTCaggtccagtttcctccagagtCGGAGTGTACCTGGACCACAGAGCAGGtattctgtccttctacagcgTCTCTGAATCCATGACTCTgatccacagagtccagaccagatTCACTGAGCCGCTACATGCTGGAG TTTATTTATCATTGGAGTCTACTGTTAAATTCTGTAAACCCAAATAG
- the LOC114146271 gene encoding E3 ubiquitin/ISG15 ligase TRIM25-like isoform X2 — MEQNQLDLETFSCSICLDLLKDPVTIPCGHSYCMNCIKMLWDKYEQKKSYHCPQCRHTFTQRPFLQKNTMLAALVEQLKKTGLQAAAPADHRYAGPEDVACDFCTGRKLKAIKSCLVCLASYCEKHLQPHYDVAPLKKHKLVEPSKNLQKNICSKHGKVIDIFCRKDKKCICYLCSVDEHKGHDTVSAAAERTERQRELEERRGNIQQRIQDREKDVKLLQQEVEAINHSADKTVEDSEKIFTELIRLLQKRSSDVKQQIRSQQETEVSRVKDVQEKLEQEITELKRKDAELEQLSHTEDHNQFLLNYPSLPALSESTHSSSINIRPLRHFEDVAAAVSELREKLQDVLRDSWTNISLMVTGVDVLLSEPESGPEPTTRAGFLKYSCKITLDPNTAHIKLILSEGNRKVTVVDQPQSYSSHPDRFTDYWQVLSKESLTGRCYWEVEWRGIQVIIAVAYKNISRGGDESSFGDNEKSWALECRKNGYEFWHNNISTSVSGPVSSRVGVYLDHRAGILSFYRVSKTMTLIHRVKTRFTEPLHVGVYLSLESTVKFCKPK, encoded by the exons ATGGAGCAGAATCAGCTTGACCTAGAAACTTTCTCCTGTTCGATCTGCCTGGATCTGCTGAAGGATCCGGTGACGATTCCTTGTGGACACAGCTACTGTATGAACTGTATTAAAATGCTGTGGGACAAATATGAGCAGAAGAAAAGCTACCACTGCCCTCAATGCAGGCACACCTTCACACAGAGGCctttcctgcagaaaaacaccatGCTAGCAGCTTTagtggagcagctgaagaagactggactccaagctgctgctcctgctgatcACCGTTATGCTGGACCTGAAGATGTGGCCTGTGATTTCTgcactggaagaaaactgaaagccatCAAGTCCTGTTTAGTCTGTCTGGCCTCTTACTGTGAGAAACACCTTCAGCCTCATTATGATGTGgctcctttaaaaaaacacaagctggTGGAGCCGTCCAAGAACCTCCAGAAGAACATCTGCTCTAAGCATGGTAAAGTGATTGATATCTTTTGCCGCAAGGATAAGAAGTGTATCTGTTATCTCTGCTCTGTGGATGAACATAAAGGCCATGACACAgtgtcagctgcagcagaaaggactgagaggcagagagagctggaggagagacgaggaaacatccagcagagaatccaggacagagagaaagatgtgaagctgcttcaacaggaggtggaggccatcaatcactctgctgataaaacagtggaggacagtgagaagatcttcactgagctgatccgtctcctccagaaaagaagctctgatgtgaagcagcagatcagatcccagcaggaaactgaagtgagtcgagtcaaagatgttcaggagaagctggagcaggagatcactgagctgaagaggaaagacgctgagctggagcagctctcacacacagaggatcacaaccagtttctcctcaactacccctcactgccagcactcagtgagtctacacactcatccagcatcaacatccgtcctctgagacactttgaggacgtggcagcagctgtgtcagagctcagagagaAACTACAGGACGTCCTGAGAGACTCATGGACAAACATCTCACTGATGGTCACTGGGGTGGATGTTCTActgtcagaaccagaatcaggaccagaaccaacGACAAGGGCTGgattcttaaaatattcatgtAAAATCACTCTGGATCCAAATACAGCTCACATTAAGCTGATACTATCAGAGGGGAACAGGAAG GTGACAGTGGTGGATCAACCTCAGTCTTATTCCAGTCATCCAGACAGATTCACTGATTACTGGCAGGTTCTGAGTAAAGAGAGTTTAACTGGAcgttgttactgggaggtggagtggAGAGGGATACAGGTTATTATAGCAGTTGCATACAAGAATATCAGCAGAGGAGGGGATGAATCTTCATTTGGTGATAATGAGAAATCCTGGGCATTAGAATGTCGCAAAAATGGTTATGAATTTTGGCACAACAACATCTCAACCTCCGTCTCaggtccagtttcctccagagtGGGAGTGTACCTGGATCACAGAGCAGGTATTCTGTCCTTTTACAGAGTCTCTAAAACCATGACTCTGATCCACAGAGTCAAGACCAGATTCACTGAGCCGCTACATGTTGGAGTTTATTTATCATTGGAGTCTACTGTTAAATTCTGTAAACCCAAATAG